The following are from one region of the Hypanus sabinus isolate sHypSab1 chromosome 14, sHypSab1.hap1, whole genome shotgun sequence genome:
- the LOC132405078 gene encoding uncharacterized protein LOC132405078, translating to RIADMVNQIAQYKVYSTIDLKSAYHQLPICPEDRPYTAFEAGGRLYHFLRVPFGVTNGVSVFQREMDRMVDQYQLQATFPYLDNITICGHDRPDHDANLQRFLQVAAALNLTYNRDKCVFGTTRLAILGYDVENGVIGPDPERMRPLLELPLPTTLKALRRCLGFFSYYAQWVPHYADKARPLVKSTSFPLSAEACAAFNCIKADIAKATMHAVDETAPFQVECDASDFALAATLNQEGRPVAFFSRTLHGSEIRHSAVEKEAQAIVEAVRHWRHYLAGKRFTVLTDQRSVAFLFSNQQRGKIKNDKILRWRIELSTYTYDILYRPGRLNEPPDALSRGTCASTQLDQLYALHAQLCHPGVTRFYHFVKARNLPYSLEDIRTMTRDCQICAECKPHFYCPDTAQLVKATRPFERLSVDFKGPLPSTDRNVYFLSVIDEFSRFPFAIPCPDTTATSVIKALRQLFTLFGYPCYIHSDRGSSFMSEELRQYLLARGIATSRTTSYNPRGNGQVERENATVWKATLLALKSKGLPVSRWQEVLPEALHSIRSLLCTSTNATPHERLFSFPRKSVTGTTLPVWLTSPGPVLLRKHVRSNKYSPLVERVHLLHANPQYAYVVLPDGREDTVSIRDLAPAGAADHYPEGSPVTVNPAPEVTPYSPGPTQTPHDTCIPGVSYAFIPGASHMHEGSPAPSGQEHAQPPSPVQSPMLPAPMRNRRLSHVFRHVFRLQGIPTGTVSDRGPIKTPPPARMIGNHLAYTVGRLLDLRRQDSGFQYLVDWERTFIGTSQTSLEDRLETPVEGGGAIGIVPSGNSPSCYYLAILLVCTVPRAMVQGDEKGYPPYVDCAPVPSQ from the exons cgcatcgcggatatggtcaaccagattgctcagtataaggtgtactcgacaatagatctgaaatccgcttatcaccagctccccatctgcccagaggaccgcccctacaccgccttcgaggcgggcggccggctctatcacttcctgcgcgtccctttcggtgtcacgaatggtgtctctgtcttccagagggaaatggaccggatggtggaccagtaccaactgcaggccacatttccctatctggataacatcaccatctgtggtcatgacaggccagatcacgacgccaacctccaacggtttctccaagtggccgcagctctgaaccttacttataacagggacaagtgtgtttttggtaccacccgccttgctatacttgggtatgacgtggaaaacggggttattgggcctgatcccgaacgtatgcgccccctgttagagctccctcttcccaccactctcaaggccctcagacggtgcctggggtttttttcctattacgcccaatgggtcccccattacgcagacaaggctcgccccctggtcaagtctacctcgtttcccctctctgctgaggcctgcgcggccttcaactgcattaaagcggacattgccaaagctacgatgcatgcagtggacgagaccgctcccttccaagtggagtgtgatgcctccgattttgctctggctgctacccttaatcaggaaggcagaccagtagcattcttttctcgcaccctccacggctctgaaattcggcactccgcggtggagaaagaagcccaggccatagtggaggctgttaggcactggaggcactatcttgctggcaaaagattcactgtgctgaccgaccagcgctcggttgcgttcctgttcagcaaccaacagcggggcaagatcaaaaatgataagattttgcggtggaggatagaactctccacctacacctatgatatcctgtaccggcctggcagactcaatgagccccctgatgccctatcccggggaacatgtgctagcacacagctcgaccagctgtacgcccttcatgcacaactttgccatccgggggtcacccgattttaccattttgtgaaagctcggaacctgccgtactccctggaggacatcaggacgatgaccagggactgccaaatttgtgccgagtgcaaaccgcacttctactgtcctgacacggcacaacttgtcaaggccacccgcccttttgaacgcctgagtgttgactttaagggcccccttccctccactgaccgcaatgtctattttctcagtgttattgacgagttctcacggttcccctttgccatcccctgccccgacaccactgccacgtccgtcataaaagccctgcgccagctcttcactctgttcgggtatccctgctatatccacagtgatagagggtcctcctttatgagtgaggagctgcgccagtacttgctagctaggggcattgctaccagtcggaccacgagttataatccccggggtaatggccaggtagagcgggagaatgccacagtgtggaaggccacacttttagcccttaagtccaaagggttgccggtctctcgatggcaggaggtcctccctgaggcactgcactctatccgctctctgttatgtacgtccaccaatgccacccctcacgaacgcctattctcttttcccaggaagtctgtcactgggaccaccctaccagtttggctgacgtccccggggccagtgctgctccggaaacatgtgaggagcaataaatactccccgctggtggagagggttcaccttctccatgcgaacccccagtatgcttacgtggtcttacctgatgggcgggaggacacggtctccatccgcgacctggcacccgcaggtgcagcagaccactaccctgaaggctctccggtaactgtgaaccctgcaccagaggtgacaccgtactcaccaggccctacacagactcctcacgacacttgtataccgggcgtttcgtacgcatttataccaggcgcctcgcacatgcatgagggatcaccggcgcctagtgggcaagaacacgcgcaacccccgtcccctgtgcaatcgccaatgttgccggcacctatgc GAAATCGCAGACTTTCTCACGTCTTTCGCCACGTCTTCCGCCTCCAAGGAATCCCCACGGGCACTGTCTCCGATCGGGGCCCGATCAAG ACTCCCCCACCTGCCCGTATGATCGGCAACCACCTGGCATACACCGTCGGACGACTATTGGATTTGCGCCGTCAGGATAGTGGTTTCCAGTACCTGGTAGACTGGGAAAG GACTTTCATCGGGACCAGCCAGACCAGCCTGGAGGATCGCCTGGAGACTCCCGTTGAAGGGGGCGGGGCTATTGGCATTGTCccgtctggcaattccccatcttgctattaCCTTG